TGAACACGTTCGGCGCAGCCGCCGGTTTGCGGCTGATCCTCACCGGGCTGATCATCGTCGGCGTGGTGACATTTGCGGGCGGACGCAAGGAAAGTCGTTAGCGGGACGGGCGCGCAAAAAAGCCGGAGCCTCCGAAAGGCCCCGGGGTGTCTTCAAGCGTTGCAGGCAGCTCAGAGCCCGAGCATCTTGCGGATCTGCTCCTGGTCGGTATCCCCTCCGGCGAAGTCGTCGAATGCCTTGTCCGTGACCTCTATGATGTGGCTCTCGATAAAGGGCGCGCCTTCGGCCGCCCCCTGCTCGGGTGACTTGAGGCAGCATTCCCACTCCAGAACTGCCCAACTGTCATAGCCATACTGGGCGAGTTTGGAGAAGATGCCTGAAAAGTCGACCTGGCCGTCGCCGAGTGAGCGGAAACGGCCGGCACGGTTCACCCAGCCCTGATACCCGGAATAGACGCCCTGGCGGCCGTCCGGATTGAATTCGGCATCCTTGACGTGATAGGCGCAGATCCGCTCGTGGTAGATGTCGATGAAGGCCAGGTAGTCCAGTTGCTGGAGCAGGAAGTGGGACGGATCGTAGTTGATCTGGCACCTCGCATGGCCACCGAGCGCCTCAAGGAACATTTCGAACGTGATCCCGTCGAACACATCCTCGCCCGGATGAATCTCGTAGCCGACATCGACGCCGTTGTCCTCGTAGACATCCAGGATCGGTTTCCAGCGTCGGGCAAGTTCGGCAAAGGCTTCCTCGATCAGCCCTGCCGGACGCTGCGGCCAGGGATAGAGATACGGAAACGCCAGTGAGCCGGTGAAGCTGACCGAAGCGGTAAGACCAAGCCTCTTGCTGGCAACCGCCGCCTTCTTCATCTGATCGACCGCCCATTCCTGGCGCCCTGCGGGATTGCCGTGAAGGTGCGCCGGAGCGAAGCCGTCAAAGGCAAGGTCATAGGCCGGGTGAACGGCGACCAGTTGGCCTTGCAGGTGGGTCGACAGTTCGGTGATCTCCACACCGGCGTCCGAACAGATCCCCTTGACCTCGTCGCAATAAGTCTGGCTTTCGGCCGCCTTGTCGAGATCGAACAGCCGGCTGTCGAAGGTCGGGATCTGGATACCCTTGTACCCGAGATCCGCTGCCCATTTCGCGATCGCAGGCAGACTGTTGAAAGGCGCTTCGTCGCCGCCGAATTGCGCCAGGAAAATTGCGGGTCCCTTGATCAGTCCTGCCATTCTTGTCCTCCCAGTTTATCTTGAACGGTCAGCGTGTCCGCGCCGTCATGTTCCTTCAGGTGCATATGTGAACCGGTCGAATTCCGCTGTCCTGCCCCCTCCGCTCACGTCGAAGGCAATCATGCCCACAAAGGCTCCGGTGAAGGATGCATGTTCTCCCCGGCCACCTTCGTCCGAAATGACGCTTGCATCAAGCTCCGGCCCGACGGGTTGCCAGCCGCCCTTCTGACGCCAGTGGAATTGCTGGCGTGCGCCGTCGACCGTTACCGCAAGATCGACCGGGCCATCCTCGACCGGGACAAACGCCGCCGGAAAAGTCATGCGCCCGTCGGGCCAGTCGCCGGGACAGGACATCAGCATCAGACAGCGGCCCTGCTCCTCGGTCCGGCTGACCGCAAGCAGGTGAAACTTGTGCCGGTTGTAGTAGGTCGTCAGCCCCGCCGCCTGCTGATAGGTATCCGGTTCGAACGTTGTCAGCGTGGTCTCCGCACGATAGGCGTGGTGTTCCTGTCTTCGCGCGACCAGCGCCTGTTCGTTCCAGCTGCCGATGCTTTCCCGTCCGATGAGACGCAGGGCTGAGCCGGTCAGCGAAAACAGCCGGTCGGGATAGGGTGTCCTGAGCCACTGGAACTCCTCGGGCAGGATTGTTCCGTTGAACAAACGCTCAAGTTTCCGGACCGGCCTCGGGCTTGCGCTGCCGAGACCTTCGACGTCGACCTGGGGCCGCGGGCCGTCATCTGCCAGGTAAAGCCAGTCGTCCTTCCAGACGCATTTCTGCAAACCCGTTTCCCGGCCCATGGGAGAGAAGCGTCCGGGCAAGGGACGGGAGCAAAGATGCGTGTGATAGGCCTGGCCATCCGGCGTTTCGACGATCTGGCCGTGGCCGGCCCGCTGCAGCGGCCAGTCCGGTGCGTCCTTTGCCGTGATCAGATGCGTGTCGGGATGCAACTCGTAAGGGCCGTCGATCGAACGGGACCGTGCCATGGTGACGGCATGATTGTATCCCGTTCCACCCTCCGCGACCGTGAGATAGTACCAGCCATTGCGCTTGAACAGGTGCGGACCCTCGGTCAGACCGAGCGCACTGCCGGAGAAGATCTTCTTCGGCTGCCCGATCAGGCCTTCCTTTTCCGACCATTCCTGCAGCAGGATACCATCAAAGGCGGAGGCCTTCGGTTTGCCTCCGACGGAACTTGAAATGTGGTTCCACTGGAGCACGAGGTACCATCTGCGGCCGTCGTCGTCGTGAAACAGGGACGGATCGAACCCGTGCGAGGAGAGATAGATCGGATCGCTCCATGGGCCGTCGATGGAGGCGGACGTCACCACGTAGTTGTGGGCGTCCTTGAAGTTGCCGTCCAGGCGCTTGACATCGGTATAGACCAGCCAGAACCACCCGTCCGCATGGCTCAGGCAGGGCGCCCAGACACCGCCGCTGTCCGGGTTGCCGCGCATGTCGAGCTGTTTTGCCCGGTTCAGCGGCCGGCCTGCTAGGGTCCAGTTTACCAGGTCTTTCGACTTGTGGATCTGGACGCCCGGATACCATTCGAATGTCGATGTGGCGATATAATAGTCATTGCCCACGCGGCAGATCGAGGGATCCGGATTGAACCCGGGCAGGATCGGATTGCGGATCATTTTCGGGACGGTCCCGGGCGCTCGGACGAGGCCGCCCAAAGGTTGACATTCGCCTCGACCGTCGTTGCCTCGATTTCCTGCAGTTCCGCTTCGTTGAAATCCATGTTGTTGACGACCGCAGCGCAATCGGTCACCTGCTCGGGCCGGCTGGCGCCGATGAGCGCCGTGGTGACGCGCCCGTTGCGCAGAACCCAGGCGAGGGCCATCTGCGCGAGCGTCTGTCCGCGCCGCTCGGCAATCGCGTTGAGGGCGCGGATCGCTTCGAGCGTCTCCTCGCTCAGAAACTCGTCCCTGAGGGACTTGCCCTGCGTTGCCCGGCTGCCTTCCGGAATGCCCTTGAGATACTTGTTGGTCAGCATGCCCTGCGCCAGCGGCGTGAAGGCAATGGAGCCGATGCCGAGATCGTCCAGCGTGTCGAGAAGGCCGTCCTCTTCGACCCAGCGGTTGATCATCGAATAGCTCGGCTGATGGATCAGGCACGGTGTGCCGAGGTCCTTCAGGATCGCGGCCGCTTCCCGGGTCCGTTTGGAATTGTAGGAGGAGATGCCGACATAAAGCGCACGCCCGGACCGGACGATATGGTCGAGCGCCATCATGGTCTCTTCCAGCGGCGTATTAGGGTCGAAGCGGTGCGAATAGAAAATGTCGACATAATCGAGCCCGAGCCGCTTCAGCGATTGATCGCAGGAGGCGATCAGGTATTTCCGGCTGCCCCATTCCCCATAGGGACCGGGCCACATGCCGTAGCCGGCCTTGGACGAGATGATCATCTCGTCCCTGTAGGGCGCGAAGTCCGTTTTCAGGATGTCCCCGAACGCTTCTTCCGCCGAACCCGGCGGTGGACCGTAATTGTTGGCAAGATCGAAATGTGTAATGCCGTGGTCGAAAGCGGTGCGCACGATATCGCGTTTGCTCGTATGCGCCGTGTCGCCTCCGAAATTATGCCAGAGGCCGAGCGAGATCACCGGCAGTTTCAGGCCGGATTTCCCGCAGCGGCGGTATTCCATGGTGTCATAACGTGCTTGTGCGGCTTGCCAGGTCATGAGGATTCCTATTACGCCAAGAGGTCCCGCGCCGCCTGGGGTCCAAGAGCCTCGGGCCGGTCGCATGTGGTGAGAATATCCTTGTACTCACCCGTCTCGCCGGAAGCGAGAATTGATGTCATCACATCCACGACATGCAGGGAAAATTCCAGCGAACACCTGTGCGGCCGGTTCTGCAGGATGGCGAGCGCCATGTCCGCAAGACCGGCTGCCCGGTAGTTGGCATGCGATCCGTCATTGGCGACGGAGAACGGATGCTTCCAGTCTTCGGACACCGTGACGAAACTGTCCCGGGCGGTCATGCGGATCTCCCCGCCGAAGAAATTCGGGTCCGGAACGTGCAGGGTTCCGTCGCGGCCGTAGAGCTCCATGTTGGAATGGCCGTGCTGCCAGACGTCCCAGCTCGCGCAATAGGTCACCTGCGCACCGGAATGGAACTGCATGATGGCGTGGATTGTTGTCGGGGTCTCGACCTTGATCTTTTCGCCGTTGCGCGGCTCGGAGGTGATCGTGCGGTACTCCGAACCTGAGGAGCTCATGGCCGTGATGCGCTTCACCGGGCCCAGCAACTGGACGAGGTTGGAAACGTAATAGGGGCCGAGGTCAAGGATCGGGCCGCCGCCCGGTTTGAAGAAGAAGTCCGGGTTCGGATGCCACATTTCCATGCCGGGGCTTTGCACGAAGCAGGTACCCGAGGTGACGGCACCGACGGCACCACTGTCGACCAGATGTCTGGCCAGCTGGTGCGCCCCGCCCAGGAACGTGTCGGGTGCAGAGCCGACGCGAAGCCCTTTTTCGGCTGCCAGCTTCTGAAGGGTCTGACCTTCGTCGACGCTGAGCACGAACGGTTTTTCCGAATAAACGTGTTTCCCCGCTTTCAGGATGTTGCCGGAGACCTCGTAATGCGCGGCAGGCACCGTCAGGTTGACGATGATGTCAATGTCGTCCGCAGACAGGAGACCGTCGACGGTTTCGGCCCTGAGGTTGAATTCTTCGGCACGTGCCTTTGCCGCATCCTCGTTAAGGTCGGCGCAGGCGCGCACTTCGATCCCCTTGAAGAGAGGCGCCAGACGCATGTAGGCAGCGGAGATGTTTCCGCATCCCAGGATGCCGATACCAAGCTTGTCTGTCATATCTGATCCTTAGAATTTCCGGAATGCTTCGATCGAACGGCTTGCAAACCGTTCGACGTCGGAGGGGTTGTCGTGTTCCATGACGAAGAGATCAGCGCCGGCCTTGCGCAGGGCGGCCGTGAGCCCCGTCCAGTCCATGACGCCATGGCCGACATCGGCCCAGCCGTCTTCGTCGGTGCACTCGCCTTCCGGTGCAATGTCCTTGACATGGGCGGTGGTGATGCGGCTGGCGTAGCGCTCGATCCAGCTCAGCGGGTCCTGTCCGCCGCGGACGATCCAGGCAATATCGGCCTCCCATTCGATCGACGGCGCGCTTTCAAGCAGGATGTCCATCGGCAGCCGTCCGTCTGTGCACGCAATGAACTCGAAGTCATGGTTGTGCCAGCCGAAACGAAGCCCGGCATCCCGAAGCTTTTTCCCGATGTTCTCCAGGTTCTGGCCAACGCCGACCCAGGCATCCGGATTGGTGACACGCTGCTCCGGCGGAAGCGCCGGGCAGAACAGGCGTTCCATGCCGAGGGTCTTTGCCGTCTCGATGACGCGACCGAGATCGTCGTTGAATTGTTCCAGAGGGAAAAAATGCCCGGATGGCATTGCAAGACCGTTCTGGTCGAGCAGGCCCTTGAAGGCGGCAGCGTCTTCGTAATTGCCGCCGAAGCCTTCCACCTGCGTGTATCCGAGGCTGGCCAGGTTTGCGAGCACCTTGTCCCAGGGGGTGAAGTTGCGGGCCGAGTAGAGTTGGAAAGAAACGTCCATGACGGGAGTCCTGAAGGTTGGAGCCTGAATGTTTTTAAGTGTCTGTCAGAGTCGGTTTTCGGTTGTCTTGTCGAAGAGATTGGCACGTTCCGGATCGAAACCGATCGCAACGCTGTCGCCGTCGTGCACGCTCGCCTGTCCGTCCATGCGGACCCAGAGGGATCGGCCGCCGCTGGAGACACGTGCGAGCGTGTCCGATCCGAGCGGTTCGACCAGTTCGATCTGCCCGTCCAGCCGGATTTTCGCTTCCGCCGCTTCCGGGCCGGTGATCATGTGTTCCGGGCGGATCCCGAACCAAGCGGGTCCCTGGACCGGTGCGGCGTCCCGAAACCCGTAGCCGTCGAGCGGAAACGCGTGATCGCCGGTGGAAAAGCGTAGCCCGTCTCCTGCGATGATTTCGCCATCGAAGAAGTTCATGGTGGGCGAGCCGATGAACTCGGCGACATACTTGCTCGCAGGCCGGTTGTAGATCTCGTGCGGCGTTGCAAGCTGAAGGATCTGGCCGCCGCGCATGATTGCGATGCGGTCCGCAAGTGTCATGGCTTCGATCTGGTCGTGGGTGACGTAGATCATCGTGTTGCTCAGCTTCTGATGGAGCTGCTTGATCTCGACCCTGAGATCGGCACGAAGTTTTGCATCGAGGTTTGAGAGCGGTTCGTCGAACAGGAAAACGTCCGCATCGCGCACGAGAGCCCGGCCGATCGCCGCGCGCTGCCGCTGTCCGCCGGACAGAGCCGCGGGTTTGCGCGTCAGCAGGGGTTCGATCTGCAGGATTCTTGCGGCCCGGTTCACCCGTTCCTCAATTTCCGCCTTGGGCAGGCCGGCATTTTTGAGGCCGAAACTGAGATTGCCGGCAACGGTCATCTGCGGGTAGAGCGCATAGCTCTGGAACACCATGCCGATGCCGCGTTTCGACGGTTCTTCCCAGGTGACATTTCGGCCGCCGATGAAGATCTGGCCGTCCGAAACATCCAGGAGCCCGGCAATGCAGTTCAGCAGTGTTGACTTGCCGCAACCGGAGGAGCCGAGCAGAACGAGGAATTCACCGCGCCCGACATCGAGATTGAGATCCTTCAGAACGTCCAGCGCGCCGAAGCTGAGCGCCAGGTTCTTGATGGAGATACTGTGATTGGTTTCCATGGAACGCCTCTTCAGCCTTTCACGGCGCCTGCGGCGATGCCGCGGACAAAGAGTTTGCCGGAGATGAAATAGATGGTGAGCGGAACAAGTCCGGTCAGGATCGTCGCCGCCATGTTGACGTTGTATTCCTTCACGCCCTGCGTGGAGTTGACGATGTTGTTGAGCTGGACCGTCATCGGATAGAGATCCGGCTTGGTGTAGATGACACCGAACAGGAAGTCGTTCCAGATGCCGGTCACCTGCAGGATCATTGCGACAACGAAGATCGGCAGGCTCATCGGCACCATGATCCGGAAATAAATGCCCCAGAAACCCGCACCGTCGACGCGGGCAGCCTTGAACAGTTCCTGCGGCACCGACGCGAAGTAGTTCCGGAACAGGAGCGTGAGGATCGGCATGCCGAAGATGGTGTGCACGATCACGAGGCCCGTAAGGCTGCCGTAAAGCCCGATTTCGCGCAGCATGATCACGATCGGATAGATCATCACCTGGTAGGGGATGAAGGCACCGACGATCAGGATGGTGAAGAAGGTCTCCGAGCCCTTGAAGCGCCAGTTTGCAAGTGCGTAGCCGTTGACCGACGCGATCGCGATAGACAAGAGGACCGAGGGGATCAGGATCCGGACCGAATTGAAGAACCCGCGCGACAGCCCGTCGCAATTGAGACCCGTGCAGGCTTCGGCCCAGGCCTTCACCCACGGCTGGAAGGTGATCTCGACGGGTGGCGAGAAGATGTTCCCCAGGCGGATCTCCGGCATGCCTTTCAGCGACGTGACGATCATCACGTAGAGTGGCAGCAGATAGTAGAGCGACACAATGATCAACGTGCCGTAGATCATGATGTTGCGGCGCGACAGGGGCTTTCGCGGTCTGCGTCCGCGTGGTCCGGTCATCTCCGGCTGCGCCGAGGCAAGCTGGATGTCCGCAGAAGTCTTGGTGACGTCACCCACGGCGTTTCCCTCCGAATTCGAGATAGGCCCAGGGCACGACGATTATGATGACGGAAAGCAGCATCATCGTCGATGCGGCAAACCCCTGTCCGAGGTTCTGCGACAGGAACATGGCGTCATAGACGTATTTCGCCGGCACTTCAGAGGCGATTCCCGGGCCGCCGCCGGTCTGGGCCACGACGAGATCGTAGACCTTGATGATGCCGGATGCGATCAGCACGATGGCCGTGATGAAGATGCCGCGCATCATCGGAATGACGATGAAGATATAGGTCTTCCACATAGGAATTCCGTCGATCTTCGCCGCCTTCCAGATGTCCTCGTCAATCCCCCTGAGACCGGCCAGCATGAGACACATGATCAGGCCTGTGCCCTGCCAAAGGCCCGCAATGAGAATGCCGTATATGACGATTTCCGGATCGTAGAGCGGATCGAAGGAAAAGGTCTCCCAGCCGAGATTGCGCACCACCTGCTGCACGCCGAAATCCGGGTTGAGGATCCACTGCCAGGCAAGGCCGGTCACGATGAAGCTGAGTGCGAACGGATACAGCAGGATTGTCCGGAATGTGTCCTCGAAGCGGATTTTCTGATCCAGAAGAGCCGCCAGAACAAAGCCGATCAGAAGAGAAAAGATGAGCGAAAACGCGCCGTAGATGGCAAGGTTTTCGATGGAGATCAGCCATTTGCTGCTGCTCCACAGCCGTTCATACTGGGCGAACCCGACGAATTTTTCCTTCGGAAGAAGTTTCGAGCTGGTGAACGAGTAGAGAACCGTCCAGGCGGTTCCGCCGATAAAGACGACGAGTGCCGTCGTGATCATCGGTATCGCGGCCACTTTGGCACTCAGGTTCTTGTGCCACCTTGTCGGCCCTGTAGCTGCAGCCATGGCATTGTGTCCTTGTCGAAGAGGTCATCCGGCACGCACCAGGGATTCCCTGCGCGCAAACTTGCGCGCAGGGCTGGAGGACGCCACCCGGGCGAGCGTTGACGACGACTGTCCGGGTGGCGGAGCGCTACCGGATCAGTCGGCGCTGCTGATGATGGACGCGAACTGTTTCTGCGCGTCCTCAGCAGACATTCCCGGGTTGTTGAAGAACTCGACGAACAGGTCGTTGACCTGGGTCAGGCTGTCCGCCGAAAGCAGCTGGTCCGGTGCCTGGATGATGTTGCCGCCGGCCAGGATATCGAGGCCCTTGCGCATGCAGTCGTTGGCGGCATTGAGGTCGACATCGCCGCGCACGGGCAGCGATCCCTTCTTCAGGTTGAACGCAACCTGCGTTTCCGGCGAGATCATGACCTTGGCCAGTTCACCCTGGGCGGCCGTGACGTCGGCATCATCCACCTTGGGGAAATAGAACGCATCGCCGCCGGTCATGATGACTTCGTTGACGCCAAGGCCCGGCAGACAGGAGTAGTCCTTGCCGGCCACCTGTTCGGCAACGGCAAATTCACCTTGCGCCCAGTCACCCATGATCTGGCCGGCGGCCTTTCCGGTGATGACCATGTTGGTTGCGTCGTTCCAGTTCTGGACATTGGAGTTTTTCGCCATGTCGCGGGCCTTGTCCGCCGCGGCGAATACCTTTGCCATTTCCGGCCCACCGGCAAGTTCGGCGTCTTTGCCGCCGAAGACGGCGGTATAGGCTTCCGGGCCTGCCAGGGCGACCAGAAGCACCTGGAATGCCAGTGTCGTCTGCCAGGGCTGCTGCCCCATGGCCAGGGGAACGATGCCGGCTTCCTCGAGTTTCGGAGCGGCCGCGACATACTCGTCCCAGTTTGTCGGCACGGCAAGTCCGGCATTCTCGAACACGGAATTGTTCAGCCAGAGCCACTGCTGGGAGTGGATGTTGACCGGAACGCAATAGATTTTGCCGTCAAGCGTGCAGCTGTCCAGCAGGCTCGAAGGGCGCACGATTTCGGTCCAGTTGCCTTCCGCGGCGATGTCGCTGAGGTCGCGCATCAGTCCGGCTTCGACCAGTTCTTCAGCCTGGCGGCCATGGTTGAATTGCGTGGCGCCCATCGGGTCACCGCCGGTGATGCGGCTGATCATGATCGGCCGGGCGGTGCCGCCGGAACCGGCGATGGCGCCATCGACCCATTTGTTTCCTGTCGCGTCGAATGCCTTTGCAAACTCGGCAACGGCCGCGGCTTCGCCGCCGGATGTCCACCAGTGCGTGACTTCAAGATCTGTCGCGTGCGCGGCAGTGGCGGCACAAAGAGCCGTGGATGCGGCAAAGATTACGCGTAGTGCTTTCATATTGTCCTCCCACCGAACCGGAAAGTGTTCGATTGATCTCTGAATGTGGCTTTCGCCTCATTTTGTAATCGATTACATTTTGGTGTATCATTCTCATGTAATCGATTACATCAATAATTCTAGGGAAATGATCCGATGTCAACCCGGAATGTGCGCAAAGACAAAACAAACGACCCGGGCAAGGCGTTTCCGCAGAAGAATGTCCGCATCCGCGACGTTGCCGTCGTGGCTGGCGTGTCGACAGCGACCGTCAGCCGTGCGCTCAGCAATCCGGACCTCCTGACCGAAAGCACCCGCGACACCGTTTTCGCGGCCATACATGCAACGGGCTATCGCGTGAACAAGGCGGCACGCACGCTCAGAACGCGCCAGGCGGGCGCCGTCCTGATCTTGGTCCCGAACCTCGGCAACCCGTTTTTCTCCCAGATCCTGGCCGGTATCAGCGAGAGATTTGGAGACCATGACATGTCGGTCCTGATTGCAGACACCAAGGATCTTGTTACGGCGGGCAAATTCATGGTGGACCACTTCTTGAACTCGCAGATCGACGGCGTCATCTGCCTGGACGGGTCTTTGCCCGAAGCGGAACTGGAGCAGTTCCGAAAAAACGGCGTTGCCGATCGGATCGTGTTTGCCTGCGAATGGGTCCACAGCGCGGGCCTGCCGTCGGTGAGAAGCGACAATGTCGAGGGCGCGCGTCTGGCTGTGCGGCACCTGAATGAACTCGGACACCGGAAAATTGCGCATGTGACGGGGCCGGGTGACAACGTTCTGACCCACGAACGGCGGCGGGGAATGCTCGAAGAACGCGCCAGGCTTCGGCTCCCCGTGCGCGACGACTGGATTGTGCGAGGGGATTTCTCGCTGGAGTCAGGCCGGCGCGCTGCACTGCGCATTCTTGAACTTGAAGAAAAACCGACTGCCGTGTTCTGTGCGTCGGATCAGGTGGCATTCGGTCTCATGTCAACGCTCACGGCGCACGGACTGAGCGTCCCCGAAGACATGTCGGTTGTGGGTTTCGATGACATTGAACTATCGGACTATTACATTCCGGCCTTGACGACGATCCGTCAGGACCGGCGGGCACTCGGGACAAAGGCAGCGTCTCTGCTGCTGGAATGCATCGAACCGAAAACAACGGGTCGCGCGGAAAGACTGAAACCGGTCGTCGTCGGGGTCGACCTTGTCGTTCGCAAAAGCACGGCGCCACCACGGCGCGGGCCCGGATCTTCCGGAGAGTAGTCACCACAGGTTGTTGACTATTGGGCCGGGCAGCGACACGCGCGCTGATTTCTGCGCGTTCTGCGACTTCTCCGATTTTCCGGCAGGTTTCATGGCCGGTTGTATTTGGTGTTGCAGATGAAACGCAAGCCACATCGGTATTTTCGAGAATCGTTCCAAATTGTCTTTGATTGCAATCTGCGAAACGGATTAGGAAAATATTACCCAGGGTAAAATAGTTCACATTGTAAAGTTGTATTCAAGTTGTATTGGCCTTCGTATTTATTGCATTCATTAAATCTGACAACATGTTAATTGTAAAAATTATCGGTACTTTAGCTCTTAATTAACTTGGCGAGTGCATCCTGATTGCCAATATTAACGTGGGTGGCCTGAATGCAAAGATCAATTGTTGGCCTGGTGGTGTCGCTGGGCATGGTGTTTTTCCACACCGGTGGTGCCGTTGCCGAATCCGGCCTGAAGGTCGTTGGCACAGGTGACGGTCTGGAAATGCTGCGCGAGATCGGCGACGGTTTCAGCGCACAGCATCCGGAAATCGACCTGTCGATTCCGCCGAGCATCGGATCAGGCGGTGGCATCGCCGCGGTCAGTTCCGGAGCCGAGAGGCTCGGGCGCGTCGCGCGGCCCCTGAAGGAAAGCGAAGTCGCTTCCGGTCTGGTGTATCTGCCGATTGCGAAAATTCCGAGTGCCGTCTTCACACACCCGTCCACGGGCGTTTCCTCCCTGTCCAGCGAAAATCTGGCGAAGCTCTACTCGGGCAAGATCACGAACTGGTCCGAACTTGGTGGCGCCGACCTGCGCGTCAAGCTGGTCCGGCGCGAGGATGCCGACAGCACGCTACAGGTCTTGCGCGGTTCGATGCCGGGCTGGAAGGATCTGCAATTCGCACCGCGGTCCAAGACGGCAGTGACGACGCAGGACGCGATCAACACGGCTATGGACGTGGAAGGCGCGATCGCGTTCGGACCTTATTCACAGCCGCTGGAAACCGGTCTCTCTGTACTGAAGATTGATGGGCACCATCCCACCGACGAAGCCTATCCGAGCGCTGTCACGCTGGCCCTGATCTACAAGGAGGGGACCCTGGATGGCGAGATGGAAGCCTTTGTCGATTTCAGCAGATCGGATGAGGCGCATACGCTGATAGAGAATTACGGTGGCGTTCCTGTAACCAAATAGT
This region of uncultured Roseibium sp. genomic DNA includes:
- a CDS encoding ABC transporter substrate-binding protein; its protein translation is MKALRVIFAASTALCAATAAHATDLEVTHWWTSGGEAAAVAEFAKAFDATGNKWVDGAIAGSGGTARPIMISRITGGDPMGATQFNHGRQAEELVEAGLMRDLSDIAAEGNWTEIVRPSSLLDSCTLDGKIYCVPVNIHSQQWLWLNNSVFENAGLAVPTNWDEYVAAAPKLEEAGIVPLAMGQQPWQTTLAFQVLLVALAGPEAYTAVFGGKDAELAGGPEMAKVFAAADKARDMAKNSNVQNWNDATNMVITGKAAGQIMGDWAQGEFAVAEQVAGKDYSCLPGLGVNEVIMTGGDAFYFPKVDDADVTAAQGELAKVMISPETQVAFNLKKGSLPVRGDVDLNAANDCMRKGLDILAGGNIIQAPDQLLSADSLTQVNDLFVEFFNNPGMSAEDAQKQFASIISSAD
- a CDS encoding LacI family DNA-binding transcriptional regulator, translated to MSTRNVRKDKTNDPGKAFPQKNVRIRDVAVVAGVSTATVSRALSNPDLLTESTRDTVFAAIHATGYRVNKAARTLRTRQAGAVLILVPNLGNPFFSQILAGISERFGDHDMSVLIADTKDLVTAGKFMVDHFLNSQIDGVICLDGSLPEAELEQFRKNGVADRIVFACEWVHSAGLPSVRSDNVEGARLAVRHLNELGHRKIAHVTGPGDNVLTHERRRGMLEERARLRLPVRDDWIVRGDFSLESGRRAALRILELEEKPTAVFCASDQVAFGLMSTLTAHGLSVPEDMSVVGFDDIELSDYYIPALTTIRQDRRALGTKAASLLLECIEPKTTGRAERLKPVVVGVDLVVRKSTAPPRRGPGSSGE
- a CDS encoding substrate-binding domain-containing protein is translated as MQRSIVGLVVSLGMVFFHTGGAVAESGLKVVGTGDGLEMLREIGDGFSAQHPEIDLSIPPSIGSGGGIAAVSSGAERLGRVARPLKESEVASGLVYLPIAKIPSAVFTHPSTGVSSLSSENLAKLYSGKITNWSELGGADLRVKLVRREDADSTLQVLRGSMPGWKDLQFAPRSKTAVTTQDAINTAMDVEGAIAFGPYSQPLETGLSVLKIDGHHPTDEAYPSAVTLALIYKEGTLDGEMEAFVDFSRSDEAHTLIENYGGVPVTK